The following coding sequences are from one Rhipicephalus microplus isolate Deutch F79 chromosome 3, USDA_Rmic, whole genome shotgun sequence window:
- the LOC142803986 gene encoding uncharacterized protein LOC142803986, with translation MHTQDGLVFRSNKRLMGRQTRTLLPVPSCHLKPAPLPNRKVHSRLQEIRHKLKVYYNRGARDLRALSPGQRASLYDTHTRTWSPVVVLGSAGAPRSVLVKTEDGREMRRTREHLREVPELPCPDTTTTPSSGLPGSGPVPEPPLPRRSTRERREPRSYPMPERPI, from the exons ATGCATACACAAGATGGCCTCGTCTTTCGCAGCAACAAG AGGCTGATGGGTCGACAGACGAGAACACTGCTCCCGGTTCCCTCCTGCCACCTGAAGCCGGCACCATTGCCCAACAGGAAGGTGCACTCCCGTCTCCAGGAGATTCGCCACAAGCTGAAGGTCTACTACAATCGAGGTGCTCGGGACCTGCGCGCCCTCTCACCGGGTCAGAGGGCCTCGTTGTACGACACGCACACACGGACGTGGTCCCCGGTCGTTGTGCTGGGATCAGCGGGAGCTCCACGCTCCGTACTGGTAAAAACAGAAGATGGCCGAGAAATGCGACGCACACGGGAACATCTCCGGGAGGTTCCAGAGCTACCATGCCCTGACACTACCACAACACCTTCCTCAGGCTTGCCAGGCTCGGGTCCCGTTCCAGAGCCGCCACTACCACGGAGAAGCACTCGGGAACGTCGCGAGCCTCGTTCGTACCCCATGCCAGAGCGACCTATATAG